GTCGTGCATTGTGGCCTAGGGGAGGAAAGATGGCGGCGCCCGGTGCCGCGGTGCATTGTGGGCTCGGGGGCACAAGATGGCGGCCCCCATGCCGCGGGCACTGTGCGGTGCCGCGGTGCGATGGCGGTGGGCGCTTGGCCCTCGCTGGCCGGCCGCCTCGGACGCGCCCCGGTGGCGGCTCGTGGGTGCGCTGTGTCTGCAGAGGCCGCCTAGCATCACGCAGGCCCTGAGCCCGGAGCAGGAGGAGATGGCGCAGCTGGCCCACCAGgtagtggggttgggggcaggcgaccgccctggggcggggagcagggaaACAGCCGGCGTgcttggggatggggctgcgCAAGGGGAGGGGGTAAGCAGGGGAGCGCAGGCAGCGGCTGGATTGGTGCTGGATCCTGCAGTGCCTGTcagagccacccccacccccacccccggcactgAAGCTGGTCCAGATCTGTGTAGGCCACAGGCTGTGTTTCCCCTGGAGGAGACTGCTGCCTCCCCTTGGTCAAGCTCAGGCGTGTCAGACCTGAGGAGAAGCAGCTTGttgggcctctgggctgggaccccccTGGAAACGTCCCCTGTCTAAAATGAAATAGTTTGCAAAGCACAAAGTTAAAGCCCGGGTTAAAATGCCCCTTTGTGACTGTACTGGGGCAAGATGCAGGCTGTGCCCCAGGAGTTTCAGCACGTTGATGCAGGAGTTGCTGGGTGAAGTTCCATGGGCTGTGATGTGCACCCTAGATGATCAATCAGAGTGTCCCCTTCTTCCTCTAATCACTATGACTCCGCTTCCATGAGTAGCATTCTAGTGTTTGGATGTTGTGGGGTGTGGATGGTGCACTACAGGTGTCCTTTGAGTCATGAACGCCATGTCCCCGGCTGTGCTAGTGGGAGCTGGGACTCCACAAGTGGTGCGGGTGACTTGTTGGGAAGAGAACACTCCCTTCTGAGGCAGTAATGACTCCAGTGCCTGGCTGTAGTTCTAAAAGGGGATAGCCGCTGGATGTCACACGAAGGCCATGTTACTGTGAAAGCCTCAGTTTTTGGATTTCCTGATTTATGTGCATTTAGATTCCAGACTACAATATTGTGCTAACATATTTTTTGTAGTGAGTACATAACTGTATTTGCAGTGGGCTAGCATCTCCTTATGTCGTCAATATTAGATGTGATCTCTGCACAATGTAACTTTAACCTCTTGGGTAGAGCTTATGTTCTGGGCAGAGACGTTATTGTCCAGCACAAAGAAATAAACACAAGCCCTGTTTGTGGCAATAAAAATTGCTTTATTCTCTACGTGTGACCTTGGATAACAGCGCTGGTAACTGTGACCCATAGTGAGGCTCCTGATACTTGACAATTCTCTATGGTGTTTTTTCCAGATAGAGGTGGAGAAAAGCAACTTTTCAGACCATGAGATCCGTCGCTTGGCAGAAGAGGAGCAGCTGCGGAAGAGGAAAGACAATATATCGGATGAGGAAGCGGACTCTGGGCAAGCTATTGTGTTGGCCCAAGACCTGGAGGATGCCTGGGAACAGAAATTCCAACGTTTCAAAGCTGGCCCACGAATAACAGGTTCTGATCCAAGTTCTCTCAGCTAAGCAGGAGAGGGATGGGGCCTCTCTGGTCTATCTGAACGTGGTTGACtttggtggggtggagtggaggtgaggcaGGGTGCTGAGCCCTCAGGAGGAGGGAGCTTCCATGGGACTCCCATGACTCCTTTTAGCTATTATAGGAGGAGTTATCTGGCCTGTGAAAGGAGCTGTGTTCTGTTCCTTTTCTCATAGAACCTTTGAGAGAGGATAAAGTATGGAGGCTAGTTATTCTGGCCTTATCAGAAAAACCATGACCAGCCTGACTCCCAGTTGTAGTTCACAAGAGCGCACAATACTAGTGTTGTTTTTATGTAGGTCCTACATAATCACTGACTATTAGTTATTAGGCACTAAGTTGAACTAGagacttaaactacttgctttaaatggtctttttttaaaaagaagagcaTCTAAAGTGCAATCCTACTTTCACTTTTATGAAACATGACTGAAAATCAATGGATTCTGTCCAGATCCCCAGGTGGCACCTATTCTGTTGTATGTAGGTTCTTATACTTTGCtcgtcaccatagtatctgagtgccttccagtagtgcattaagtaaCACGATTAACTTCTATCATATGCTGTTTGGTCTCTCATCATCTATCCAGCGGGAGAAGCATGTGTAGTGGTGtcttgagaacataagaacagccatactggttcagaaCAATGATTGTTCTaatccattatcctgtcttctgacagaggccagtgccagatgcttcagagggaatgaacagatcagcgCAATTTTGAGTGTTCTATACCCTTTTGGGTAGTCCCAGTTTCGTGCAGCTGGAGGTTTAGGGGCACCCAGGGCATGGATttgcgtccctgaccattttggcaaatagccattgatggacctatccttcatgaatttacctaatttttttttaatcccattatacttttggccttcacaacatctcatggcaatgagttccataggttgactgtgcattgtgtgaagaagtgcttcctttctttgatttaaaaaaaaaacaaccaccacctgctgcctattaattttgtccGGTGAccccctagtccttgtgttatgtgaagggttaaataacacttccttagtcactttctctacaccattcatgatttttataaacctctatcataccctcccttagctgtctcttttctaagatgaacaatcccagtctttttaatttctgtttgtaTGGAAGCTACCATACCCCTAATCactcttgttgctcttctctataccttttccatttctaatatatcttttttgcagtggggtgaccagaactgaatggAATATtcatgggtttatatagtggcgttatgatattttctgttttatctatctcttccctaatggttcctaacacactgttaactttttttgactgccagtgCATATTGAGGAGGTGTCTTGTTTtggtggtggtattattattatttttttattattattattaattaaatataCCTATTACTATGGGTCTATGTtagaaaaatcaatattaaagaaatgtgccttgcacttggagtggaaagtaGTGAGGTTTGTGATGTTTCTTATTTCTTGGGGGAGtttattccacagtcttggaccacCCCTGGAGAAAGTTCCTAGAGCTGATGAGAGCATTTGTACCTAGAAGCATCACTCGGAATTGTTCCATGTTCCCTTGTTGTCAGGGGTCTGAGAGAGAGGAGGGCTTGGGCTCTGATGAGCTAGGTACTGGATGACCCCGTCCCACTCTCTTGGCAGATGCTGATAAGCGCAATGACCGGACATCTTTGAATAGGAAGCTGGATCAGAACCTGATGCTTCTGGTCAAAGAGAAAATTGGCAACCAAGAGTTGTGGCTCCTGCCTCAAGCAGAGTGGCAGGCTGGAGAGACGTTGCGAAGCACTGCAGAGCGAGCCTTGGCTACTCTCTCGGGTAAGTCATCTGCTGTGCAGCTGCTGCCACCCCTTCCTGTCCTCATTTCTTTCTCTTGTATCATTACTGGGATATTATCAACTCAGTAGATAATATCTAGTAGATATTAGTAGAGCCCCATTATACTCCATTAGGATTGGCCAGAGAAAGGGCATGTAGCAGCAGATGGGGTGGGTTGAACCCAATGGGGTCTCTGAGGAGAGGTGTGTCTGGGTAAAGTTGCTGGGAAGCCCAGGATATTGCCCATTGCAGGGAGAGTTGCTCTACATTCCAGCTCAGCTGCTAGTGTATAGACTCTCGACAGGGGGCACTAGGTGCccaaagctatgtctacacttatggcTGCATGTAGAGTACAGGTACCACATGTAGCggcagtgaaaggcaggctgcgTCCACACTTATCGCTGCAGTAGAGGCACCATAGAGAGAGACATCGGCAGTGGAGATGCAGAAGGACACtgcaactgctttttaaaaaaaaaaaaatattaaaaaaatagcagcatagacggGGAGGTGCTGCTTAGTATGTAGAGAACCTGTGTGGGGTGCGTTCAGGCATGTAGGGCACTCCGCTCATCAAAGCCATGCGTCCCCATCTACCCTGTCATTTATACCCCTGCAAGGTGGGTGTGCGTGCGTGCAGTGTCTGTGTTCTGCACACCACCgtaagtgtagacctaccctgtTGTCAGGGAAAGGGCTTCTGtctccaccacacacacagcccattTGCAGCCTTTCTTGCCACAAAAGCCTATCCTCAGCAAGGTCTCTTCTTGCTTCCCAGCAGGGGAGCACTGTGGAAGCTGCACAATTAGCCTGACAAAGGGAGAAGGCATTTTATGATCCCCAGGACCACACTACCTCTGGCCAGTCCTTGCGTGGGGTTATTGAGACTCCAGAAAGAGTCCCTAAGAGGGAGGTATGGCACTGTGTGGACCTGTGGGAGGGGGAGTTAACAGAATTGAACCAAAACTAAGCATGACGTGTCCTTTGCTGTCCCACTGTTACCCCTTGGATGTGGCAGCTGCTGTCATTGTGTGACCTGATCTCttgctttttcttccccctctggaCAACCTTGGATCTCACAGGAAATTGCATCCAGGCCAAATTCCTAGGGAATGCACCATGCGGGCTTTATAAGTACAAGTTCCCCAAGGCCCTCAGGACAGAGGGCAGTGTGGGGGCCAAAATATTCTTCTTCAAAGCCCTCCTCCAGAGCGGTGATCTGCTCCAGGCAAAGAGGAGAGAAGACTTCGTGTGGGTCAgcaagggggagctgggggattACTTGAAACCGGACTACCTAACGCAAGTCAACAGATTTTTGATGGACCAGTGAAAGTCAGGGCTCGTGCTCCAAGCAAATGGGGAGGACGCAAAAAACAACTTCAGACAGGTGCACAATGCTTAGCATTGCCTCTGTGTACAGAGAGTGGCATTTGAACCTGAAGAAGGATCCAACCTCCCCCTTGTTTTCTGTTCCTCTTCTCTAGGCCTGtatcaaataaatattaaaacctCTGCTAAGTGAAGACTGTTGTGCTTATGTTGCACCCTCTAATGCCCCTAGgattctccttttcccccctcccagctgTGCCATTCCCTAGGTCAGTGGTACTGGATCCCTGTAGTAGCCTGAAGCTCAATTGGTCTCTCTGAAAAGCTGTACTCTTCCTTTAGCAGCTGATCCTcaataaaagaagcagtgagtgAGCTCCCTTTACTTGCTTAGGTGGGACAAGACACTGTTAGAGGCATAAGAAGGGGATTTACCAATTGGTGCATTGGGAGACCTGGCAAAGGACCATGTTTAAAGTTCCCTATTTTTAAACTCTGTGACCAAGCTGCTAAGTCCTTAATCTCCTTCTGGGTTATTGTGGCCCCTCTGGGGAGGAAGCACACCTGTCAGTGTGCAGGAGATTAGCAGCCATCTGCTTCTCTAAGGAATTCAGCTTTCATTGGCCTGGAACGTGGGAAAGCAGCATCTTCAGTAAACACTGGTCCCTGTTGATGCAAATTGTACACACTGCTGAGCCCCATCTATCCTCCTCTTTAACCTGCCAGGGGGTCCTTTGACCTCTCCAGAGGCAGCCACTGTAATTTATCTAACGAATGAGAACTGTTCTTGGCCAGTGCTGTGTATTAATTTGTGCCATCTATGCCTCAGTAGAAAGTATGTCTGAGTGGCCACCACGATACGGTGGCTGAAGACAAACTGTCCTCTCGGCAAAGTGGATCATCTGAGCTTTATGCTCTGAGCCATGCCCCAGGAAATGTTGTGCTACAGCCGAGGACTTGGCTTCTCTTCTGTTTCTGTCTGCATGGGAAATTCACAATGAAAGTAAAACTGCTTAAGTCACATGCAGCTGTTTCATCCCTGTCTGTGGCACTCCCAGTCCTTGTAAGGGTGTGGCAGCAGGTGGTGTGTTGGCCACGTACCATACAACCCTCTTTCTTTAGCATAAAGACCATCATGTAGCTTTCCTGTCACCATTCTGACAGGGCTTCTGTGAGGCCATTGCAACCCTCtagcacagaggttctcaaactgtggtctgcggaccaccagtggtctgtgagctccattcaggtggtccatgggTAGTTCCCTCTCAGGTGCTCACCTGGGCAgtcgcacatgagagaatgaagggctacCCACCTAATGAGTGGAGCcgtgcaggcgtggctccactaattagctgcctgaaccctggagaagacacacatgtaaggtgatgTGGTGGCCTTGGAATagggggcaggtgggagggggcagtgaggtgagaaaagggggtgggagaaatttgggacgtgcagggctgcggcggccagagaaagaggtgactttccccagctccagggctgcggctgcaggggagagacagccctccttcccagccccagctcaggggctgctgcggcggggaagagagggcacatccatcgtattagaaaggtaagactactgatattaaaatgagttgtgtgtttttatttgtagaacaaaaaaagttaattattaaggTTTATATATAGTggttttatccaaagcactttacaatagttagctaaggatacaaacaacattttggaaagatcattaagtggtctaccgagaccctcagcaattttcaagtggtccgtgggggggggggggggagtttgagaaccactgctccagtgTGTGAGTGAAGCCTGACAGAAGCACAgaaagcagagctgctgcttaCACTCTGCCCTTATCTACTGTCCAGCGAGTATCTTCTCAGTCCCATCAGCAAGTTCAGCATTAGAGTTGCCACTTCACAGATAGGAGAAGGTATGGAGGGGACACGACTTATCCAAGGCCAGTCTCTGTCAAGCGTAGTGTAGAAATTCCTGGCTCCCCATTCCTACGCACAGCTTGTTAGGCCAGAATTGCTGACCTGAATTGGGAGTGCCTCTATTATTTACAGTGACTTCAGATTACAGGgtgggggggtgatttttttGAAGACTACGTCCCATGCTTGCAGGGCTCTGCCTTACCGGTCTCCCCACTGATGGTCTGATTTCCAAAGGCATTTTCTAACTGAAAGCTTTGCCGACTTTGGCTTAGGTATGGATCTGGTGCTCGCTGTACTTTGTGGAGCAACAACCTTTTCAAATGGtacagggagagaggagaaagcagTTCTGAATCATCTCAGGAGAGTTGGGGCTTCAGGGGACCAACAGGAGATTGCTATATGTATTTTGTCAACCCCTTGGGGACTGTCAAGCTGCAGGCCGCAAATTAAAGCTGTTAATCACCCATAAGCAGTCAGAGAGGCAGCCTTCTGTTTTCTAAAGCAAAGGAATTTCAAAGCTGCAGGCTtgtaataaattatataaaaaccCCTCTCGTCTTAGATTGCCCGGGGAGCCTCAGTGGGGAGCTGAACCATCGCAGAGAGACCAGGGAGAGCAGGCTGCAAAGAGAAACTAAATAAAAGCAGAGAATGTGCCCCGGGTCTGTGAGCTTAGTTTGCCACGGTCTGGTGACTCCAGCTTCACCGAAAGGGGCAAAGGGTTGGACTTGAGCCCGCTGTGATGCTAAAAGCTGTCTGCAGCAGGAGGAGATGGGCACTTCTTTCCATCCGTGCTAAGCACCTGCATTCTCGGCCCCGGCCTGTCAGGCACACCTCACAGTGGGGTGTTCCCGGTCTCCATGGCAACTGGAGGCAGACCGGATCTTTGTTCTCAGCCTGGGCTCAGAGCTGCCCCTCAGGAAGGACTGTTGGAGCTCTGCCTCCACGCTCCAGAGCTCTCTTTCAGAAACCCTGCAAAGGCTTTTAACTAAATGTCTCTCTCTTCGTTGGCTTTGAGGTTTGTTAGAACAAAAAAGAATTCCAGTTGGCTTTGAGGTGGATTTGAAGGACAGCAGCTCTCCAGGACCCAGCTCCTAGCTGGCGGGTGGGTGAGGTCCATGCCCAAGCAGGTTGCGTGGAAGCTGCCTTCCCTGAAGCCAGGCCAGAATCAGTggcaagttttgtttgttttttttcagcgCCCCCATATGGGACCCCTATTCCCACGGTTTGCCTTGCAAGCAGGAAAGTTTCATGGAACCGCCTGAATCCCCAGTGCTGAGAAGGCTCCAAAGCATCCCCTCTTCCCACAAGCTGTTTTACCTGCAAGGCCTCTGCTGCCAGGAAAGATGCTAGCTCCTGCGACTTTTCTGCTACCAATGAGTTGTTTATCTCCAGAGGCTCCAGCTCACTCCTCGTTCTGTGTGGTCAGACCCTGCTCAGTGTGGACTcagcagcagggagaaaaggGTGATGAGGTGATTCAGATCCCCTTCCCTGGGAGATAGACCTACTTCCTTTCCCCTGTCAGCCTCCAGGGCTCCCACAGGAACTTATATCGTCTGTGGGGGGCACAGCAACAAAGCTGTCGTTGAGGCAATATACAAAGTAATAcgtccctccctccttccagtgAGAATATCTTCAAACTGATTTATCTCAGCAAGTGTTCCCTTTGAAACCTCTCTGCTCCTCTAGGCTCCAGCTTAGATTTCACATGAGGAAGAAGCCGTTACTGCCTTTCCTAAGAGGGGGAAGACTCAGGTTGGGATtcttttgtggggggaaaaacatcTAGCCCCATAagcttctggggtttttttttggatttCCAAGTTTGGGCAAACCCTCCCTCTATGACCTTAACGATGGGCTCTTATCTGTGAGCGACCCATGTACGAAAATGGGTACTTGAGATAACCGGGGAAAGTTATTCAATAGAGCTCATTTGTTGTCCAGAGTTTATCCTTTCCCCAAAGTGAATTAATATAAATCAACACGAGTAACAAGTCTCTTTGTAAAATCTGAAGATGAAGGGTGCAGAAGTCCATTTCCTACACATTACAATGATAGAACCAGTTTCATGGGAGACATATTGTGGAAAAGGCATAAGATTCTTTGTTGTACAAAGAAACAATAGTACACAGCCTATTTTAGATCTTGGGTCTTTCATCCATGAGGAGATCAATATTCGATGCAGAAATACTGAAATCAGTCCTTACAGCATTATCACCCCCAAACTCAGCAATATGAAAATGCACCTCCAGGAGATCTACTGAAGGTATGCACAGGGAGAATCACTCGGGGATACTTTTAGGTTTGGCTACCACAAGAAGCATTTTCAATACAAAGCAGTCCCCTTTTGGACTCAACTTCTAAATGGATATACAGCCCAATGCTTTATCAACCTTCCTTTCAAGTGAAAGGGATATATATCTACCTTAGTCTGGATGACCTTATGTTAGCAATGGCTCCTGGGCCTTGTGTAAAAGCCTTCAGAAACAGGGCTTTGAGTGAACAGGTGGTGGGGCCAATTACAGCATGCTCAGAGCTCCAGAAACTAAGTAATTATCAAAGACcaaatttatttcaaaagagAAACGGAAGAAGATAGTTCACCAAACATGAGCACACCTCTCTTAAGATTAAAATCTCACTCAACTCCTGGGCTAGCTGGTTTCATGTGGCTACCCAGCACAATTCTTTCTCTGCTTCCAGACAGAAATTGCAGCAAATCAGTATGTAAACATCTTTGTCCAAATCCACTACTTGAATTCACCAAGAAATGCTTTCTTAATATTATTTACAGCTGTCTGGTGTTGGGTCCAGAGAAGCTGGTTATCAGTACAGATACCAGACCCCATGTAAGGGGCACATATCTGAATTCCTGTCCGACTTGTGGGGGCGAGGGGAAGAGCTGAGGTCCAAGGAGGAGACATGGAGTATAACTTGGCACAGAAACAAGGGAATGTAACCTAGACCATCTTGCTGTTTGGTGTATCATAGGCCAGGCTGGAATCCTGTTGATGGACCTATTTGCATCAAAGTCCAGTTGGAAAATTGAGGTACTACTATGTAAGAAAGAGACACTTGATAGTGGAGGCTGTTCTCCCTTTATCTCAGAGGTGGACTTAAAAAGCTTCGTTTacatctccctgccccctcttaaCCACTGAGAATTGTTCAGATACAATGGTTGATAGAAGAGTGTTATGCAATAGAGTGACCCAGTAACCTTTAAGTTCCTTTTCAGTCCTACATGGGTAAACAGAATCCTCCATCTTCCGTAGGGATGGTTTGCTGCTATGTACGTCCCATTATGAAGACTGCCTGACATGGAGGGGACAGAGAGAAAATTCACAATTTTTTATTCCAGGACCCTTCATTGGAGGATTGCATTGTGCCCAGGTTTTTCTCTGGCTATTGCTCACTTGTTAAGGAAACGGAAGAGGATCCCTTCCAGAAATCCCTGAGCTTCATGTCAAGGCATTTGCTGAAAATTGCTTGAGTGAAATAGCACTTTTAGAAAGAAGTGATTTTTCAGCGTTGGCAGTTATCATTCTGGAGAGTCCTCTCCAAGGGACAGTCCTAAGCTCAGGCTCATCAAAGATAAGGTCACCTCCATTTGCCCGGGAGACCAAGAACACCCATTGTGAAGACTTTCTGACATGGAGAATCCTAGAACTAAAATTCACAGGTAAGGCAaaaattttccttttcccccttgtATGTGTTCAGGAGCCAGTGGTCTCTGCTGGTCAGATCATGAGCTCTGGAGTAGACCATGAAGGGCTCAGGGAGATGAGTAAAGTTAGTGTGAGACCCTTAAAACACAATCCTTGGAGCCTCGTTCTTTGGGAGTATTGTACTGGGAAAGGTCCTGCACTGACATCCCAGCCGCCTGGTCTCCTCCTGTCCTTAAATTCATAGGGGTTTTACTTTCTCCTGCTCTATCACAAACATGTCCTCAAGCTTGCCCAAATGCACCATTTCTGGGAGAAAGAAGGGAGACTAGTCTCCAGGGCTCATGCAAgccttggtctctctgctgacAATATTGGCAAGGCTGTTGTTGGTGGCAATGGGTTGGTGCTGTAGACACCCTTGAATTGGCTAATTTGGGGGATGGGTATGCAGTGTGACAAGAGCTAATTCTTCACTCCTGGATCAGAGTGTGGTTCCATCCTGCTCCGCTGAGCTGGGAAGGATGAGATCTTGTTCATTGCACTGGTAGAAACAGCCCAGGCCATCTTGTCCTGTGCCCTCAATTCTCGGTGTATCTCTGCTCTGATTTGTCCCTTCTTCcctgggaaaggaaagagaagataAGGTTTGGCTCCCACTCAGCCCTATGGCCCCTCCTTCCCCAGTGTTCCCATCCCCCAGGAACAGGACACGCCTTTGGATGTGCAAAAAGCCATGGCAAGCAATCCTTTGTGTTTTATTACATTAACCCTCCCATCCCAGCGGGTTTGAGAACTGTCCAGGAGTGGGTCCATGACTGGTAGATTTTGGCCCCAGCCCCATGTTCCCGTCCCATCCCTGCATTTACAGCCCCAACATTCCTGTGGTGTGAAATGCCAGTAGGGAGATGTGTGGTGTTGGCGGGGTCTACAGGCCTCTTGCTGGCATCTTGGCTGGGCCTCAGCTGTTCTGTTTTTTGGTATATTTAATGATGGCATATAAGATCTCCTGCGCACTCTGTTTTCCTTGCTGGAAAAAatggtggagagagagagctctAGATTTCTTGGCAGTTTCTTTCTCACTTTATTAAACCCCCCGAATCTTATTTGTGTTGGAAGTTCTGCACCATCAGAAGCATGAGGACCATTGTATGGGAATTTCTCTGACAGCTCATAGCATTTCTGAGCTCTGCCTGTTTCTCCCATAAGCTGATGTATGCAGTCTGCAAAAGGAGCAGGCCGCCTGTGCTGAGTAAAGCAAATTTCACTTCATGCAGTCAGGTGGCACAGTCGGCTAAGGGTTTCAAAGCCTGATTTAGGTCATCAGTGGCAAGCATTTACCTGGTCTCTCTAGTGTCAGGCGGATATTTTCTCCCACGGTATGACACCATCCATATAACCTGACAT
Above is a window of Dermochelys coriacea isolate rDerCor1 chromosome 10, rDerCor1.pri.v4, whole genome shotgun sequence DNA encoding:
- the MRPL46 gene encoding 39S ribosomal protein L46, mitochondrial produces the protein MAAPMPRALCGAAVRWRWALGPRWPAASDAPRWRLVGALCLQRPPSITQALSPEQEEMAQLAHQIEVEKSNFSDHEIRRLAEEEQLRKRKDNISDEEADSGQAIVLAQDLEDAWEQKFQRFKAGPRITDADKRNDRTSLNRKLDQNLMLLVKEKIGNQELWLLPQAEWQAGETLRSTAERALATLSGNCIQAKFLGNAPCGLYKYKFPKALRTEGSVGAKIFFFKALLQSGDLLQAKRREDFVWVSKGELGDYLKPDYLTQVNRFLMDQ